Genomic DNA from Channa argus isolate prfri chromosome 10, Channa argus male v1.0, whole genome shotgun sequence:
AAGAATCTGGCCAGAGAACTGTACCCACAATTGGACATAGGAGGATAAAGCTCAGCAGACATTTTTGTGAGGGGAAGTCGGAAAATGTCTCCACAGTATCGCAGCCTGCTCAGCCTAAACGTCCTGACATTGCACACATTGCTGAGGGACTGAGCCACGGTTCGGTCAGTGCAATGAATTTAGTTGTCAAAGCCAGCTATGTGCAGTCAAAATGTAATCAACAAGATAATATTTGTTCCACCTTCGACATTAGTAAAGTGGTGACTTGTTTGCTGCCAGGTCTACCAGAGGAGTGTGCGTGTGTCTTACCAGGCTGCATTGTTCTTTTGTCCGATGAACAGGCTTCAGTTGCACATTCCTTAAAAGAACAGCATTTGAAGGTCGCTCTGATTACTGGAGAGCTATCCTATAGCTACCGCCATCTTGGGTTTAGCAGACCAGCAGGTATACAGTACGTGAGTTACCAGTCCGCTTTGATAAATTCAAGCAAAGAGGAAGAGTGGGTAGTCAGGCTTGTGGCAATTCTTTTGAACCTGGAAGTGAACCTGATACTAGTCGGTGGGATTGCTAGTGAGAAAGTGATTCAACACTGTTGTAGACATCATATACttgtggtggaaaaagtaaagtcTTCTGTTTTCAAGACGTTCGCCACTGTAACAGGAGCCGTTCCAGTGGCGTACGCCACGCAGTTAAGTAAACAGTGTGTTGGCACTGGGCTTAAGGTTGTTATATGGAGGGACCTCAGCAGCCGTGAGACAAAGCCGTCAACAGCTGTGAACATTTTAACCAGTGGGAACAGTGGATTGGTCACAGTGATCCTCACAAGCTCTGTGCATGGCAAGCTGCAGGCCCTGGAGGACCAGTTTTGGGCCTGCGCCTACCGTTTACACCATGCGTTGCAGGACAGAGCCCTCCTCCCTGGTGCTGGAGTGACAGAAATCCTTTGTATTGAACACCTTCAAAAGCAAGCAAAGCACTATGCCAAACACTGTACACAGATGAACGGTGACGCTGTGCAACACAGCCGAGCAGGCGCTGCTGCTGATCACTGCAAGGGTGTAGTGCTGGAACTCCTGGCAGATGGTTTAATAGATTACATATCCACTGTTATGGTTAACACTGGAAAGTTTTCAAAAGTCAAAGCAAGGACTGTGGTGAATCAGCACCTCCATGACTATAATGGACGCGTAGGCATAGCTGCAAAGTTTTCCCAACTTTTCCTGGAGGGTGAAGAAGAGGACAGGAACCGCGATGCTACAGCGGTGAAAATCTATGATAATCTGGGCGTGAAACAGGAAGCATGGAGGAAATCCTTAGATGTTGTCTTCTTGGTCTTACAGACCGATGCAGAGGTCATCACAGGCATAGACCAAAACACTGGCCCACAGGATGACTTGATGCTGTTATGATCTccatgcagcattttttttttggggggggggggggttagttAACATACATTCCGAGGCGGAGGGGCTCACTGTATTTAGatatgaaagattttttttttaagagtccTACAAAGTAAAAGCAGGAGAACAAAAAGTTGTTGTagtctttcttttgttttgtctccaaGTCAGCTGACAATTACAAAACTCATTTTAGTGAAAGAATTATACCTATTTCCCACCACCTGAGGGAGACAAAATGACACGACCTTGTGATGCAACGTCATGCATGTAACTACAACAAATGTCTAATGCACTAATTTCACATCAGAATTTAATTACACAAATATTCTGTCATGCAAGGTATagagccaaaacattacaaatatcattttttctatttacagtTTGAGACGATTTACCTGATTGTCCATTTAATTTTGGCCACCTTGACCTCCTAGCTATGTCAATGACAAATGAGACAAACGTGCATGTTATATGCATTTTGCAACcattcacattattattattaagcaaGCCTGACTCACCTGACTCAGTTTCTAtcttcatgttcatgttcatattCACCTCAGCcagggaaaataaaaactatatccCCTAAACCGCAATTTCATTTCCTTCTCACGGAGCACGGGAGGAGTTTTGTTGCACACTGGTGTCCACTGCCAAATGCTTCATTCTGTTGCACCAGCTTGGCGTTCGATCACTCTGACCCTGCGTCCTGGGCAGCCGTGGTGGTTTTATGACCCACTCACTCGTCATGGGAACAGTTGATGTAGGAGGAAGGCCTCCAGACGGACTACAGTTTTATTTGATGCGGATGTTAGTGTAGTTTGAAATGTAGGAACCTTTCTCGAGCCATTATTTCCCTTCGTACAGCATCATCAGGAGATTAATGCCCTGACCTCCATTTAGGTGACTGGAGTCGGTTCATAAAGGATTTTATAATATCTTTGAAAACGTGCAACTACTACAGGGCAGTAATTGCAACCTGAGAAACTGTTATTTTAATGAGTGTCGTCTACTCGGAAACATCAACAACTGCCCGAAAACAGTGGTGGTTCATatgaaagtaaaacaacagtTGGTTATCTTCAGACTTTTTCCTATTGTGTATTGTATTTCAGAGGTGTCAGTTGAAACGACACGTGAGACCTTCCATTTCCTCTCAGTAAGAGAGAGCGAGATTCTTGCCTCGCTCTAAAAATagttaacagaaataaaaacgtTAGAAAGGCTTTATAACAAGCTTGACTCAGGCATCACTCAGCGGCCCTGTGGCAAAGGGAGGGTGGGGTATGACATATTGAAAGCAACACTGAGAAGAAAATTGGAATGGCAAAGTTGGTGGTGCATCTGAGAGTTCAAGCTGAGTCCATGTCCTACTGTCTGTGCAGCATGTGCACAGAGAAAACTGTGGTGTTTGCACAGATACAATGAAAAAGTACCTTAttcctgtaaatgtaaaaacctgaAAAGTTGGTTGACACGAACATGTTTTATTCCACAGCAGCTGGTTTCCAGTATGAACTGTCACCATGTTAAAATCGTACTAATTGTTCAATAtttgaatgtaaattaaagcaTTTCAATTGTGAAACTATGAGGATCAAAAGCAACTGGAGGCTTTTCAGGCCACGTGTTGCACGTGTTACATGAGGTCCTTAAAAAAGTTTGTGTATTCAGACAATTTTTTTATGGAACATAAACATTTGgatattttttgttaaacttGAAAATAAAGGTTTGAATTTATACTATTATTTGCATAAATAGTAATATATATTCTTTTACTTCACCATAATGTGGGACTTATGAAGTGTAATATGGTAatgaattgtatttatattcataACCATACACGTGAATGTGCTATTTTCCTTAGAGAGCGTCATTGCATTTTATGTCCTACAACTGTTCAGATCTGTTGCCAAGACGCCATCGGCCTGGTCAAAATGTCAGCTCTTTAACTGATCAGTGTTCGGGGAGGTTACCAACACGATGCCACCCAACGGCGCAGCTGACTTACGACTGATCAGGCAGAGTTTCAGATGTGGTCGCAGTTGCCCAGAAACCCAAACCAGCGAGTGGCTATTTTGACAAACGCGTGGCCCCATTGGTCTGAAAATCAAAAGAGAAACCAATCCTGCTTTCGGCTCGTTCGGAGAAAGCTGGGAGTAGCAGGTAAAGTCTTTCACAGTGAAGACATTTTCACTAGGCCTGCTGGCAACTCTACTTCacattgttgttttcctttttttttttttttttttttttacccatgaATAGCACTGGATGAATCACTAAAACGCTGGCTGTCTTTTTGCGTCTCTGTCCTTGCTCTTGAACAGGCTGGATGAATGGAAACACTGGTTCTGTTCACATGGTTGCTGCTGCTTTTGGCTCTCCGAAGGGTCTCAGTGACACAATCCAAGCTGCGCATCCCCCTCTTTGCCCTCCCCTCGGTTCTGAACTTCTGCGGGGTTGGCTGGCTAAATTAGCGAGCATTagtgggcgtgtgtgtgtgtgtgtgtgtgtgttggtgctcCTAGAGCGCATGCGAACTGAGGCCCAAAGGGGAGAGTCTTCCACACAGATCTAAGCCAGCTGCCCTGCTCTAAACACCACACTGCAAGAGGAGTGGAACACAGGGGGAACCTGCGTGCATCCCCCCTACCAGTGTGTTCAGACTACGCTGGTAAAGCAGCTGGCAGCTTTACAAACAGCAGACAGGCAGCTACAAATGGTAGATTTAGACATTTGTTGCTAGTTGAGGCTCGTCTACGAGGCCTCGTGCTTCAGACTCCCAGGACTCAAAGGGCACTTGCTGCCCTGAGAGGGGGGTGTTCGAGCAACCTGACCTCCAGGGTTAAGTAGAATCAGCCCGTGGAAGAGGGGAGGAGGGAACAGGCAACAGTTAGTGGGAGGTAGGAGGCCACGGTGGGGCTTCTGCGCTGCTTAAGAAGGAGACGAAGCAGTTGCCGGAAAGCGGGAAAAGAGGAGATGGCCACAGGAGAAATCACAACACTTCCCTCCACACCTGAAGACGGCGGCAGCGGTGGATTTCCCCCAGGGAGCTTCAAGGATCCCAAACGGCTCTATTGTAAGAACGGGGGCTTCTTTTTAAGAATAAGGTCTGACGGGGGAGTGGATGGAATCCGGGAGAAGAATGACCCCAACAGTAAGTGCTTCCAGTCCCCTTCTTCTTGCTCTGCACAGCACACAAAGCTTCTTTATGTTCTTATGAAAATGCAACAGAGAGgaagagtaaagaaaaaaaaaaaaaaaaaggaggaacgAAGTGACTTTTTCCAGCTCACTGAGGTTTATTCTCCACTTGTAAACACTACGGCCAAAATGTGTGTAGGTCTGCTTCTGGAAAGTATAATAACCCCAGAGAAGTATAGCTCATATTTTCTTAATCAGCGGGAACTTTGATGGAATATGCctcatgtttttaatgtagatCATCATGCTGAGTCACAGCCATTGACACTGCTCACTGCGGTTTACATCACATAAGACAGTACAACATGGAGTTCAATGCTAGAAGGAGATAATTCCCGATTTAAAAGTCCCTGTCAAAGGCAAAGATCTCATGCCACTAATATATGGAAGAACATATTTTCATCATAATATACTATTACCACCCATCTGTATCTTGAATAATTTTATACGTATTTACATTGTGAGACGTTTcaggcatttttattttcttctgaatGTCGGCAACTACTGATGCCGGAACATTTACTCCAGTTTGTCCTAGACTACTGCAGAAACCCTTAGAGCcttaaaaataacactttacTTTTAAGTGTGTTTCATCAGTAAGTGGGAGGAGAGGATGGGGGAGattgggggttttttttcccccaagtgTGGAGTAGAGCTGAAGACACAGTGTGAAACCTCAACCTCAGATCAATGTAGTTTCTAATATGGGTTCAAGGAgctagttttaaaataattcagccATTATTTGTGAAATAACCTAATCTTGTTTAGATGACATAAGTattaaaatttgcattaaaaagttCTTGTAGTAGTATCATGTGTATCTATATTATGAATTATGCATCATTTAGCTTTTTACCCGATTGGGTTCTTTGTCGATGGGACCTGATCCACGTTTCATCACTCGTCCTTTTGCTAAAGCTTTAATAGTGTTGCCAACGTTACTGACAGACCtaccacttgtttttttatttatttatttatttattttacatgggAAACaattcagtttgtgttctttGCAGCTTCCCATGTCTAAGCTTTATGAGAACGATGTTGCAcagcaaaaatgaaagtaaTTATTACTCTTCTTACAGATACTGTATCACGACGAGAACAACTCAGCCAGACATAATAATAGGAGACATCGCAGCACAATCAGACAaattatgccttttttttttttttaggaaagaaCACCTCTTTGATCTGGGACACAATCCATCGAGGCCTCAAGCTTAATTGTAGACAGATGTGTCTCTATCTGACGTTTTAACGTGGATTAGTTCTGGACAGATCTGTTAATGTAAGGGGCCTCCTACTTCCTTTTTGGTGGTTTGGCTTCATTTAAAGTGTGCTCTGTTGGCAGCAGCACCGGCCCTACAAACAATCCGAGGGGACTTTGACGTATCTGTGAGCTGCCTGACCCACAGCCAGCACCTTCTGAGCAGTGTATTGTAATGCTACTGTGTGTAACTTTTCTTCATGTTGCCGTTGGTATCAGGGGGgtttctttcactttctgcaAATAAAGTATCAGCTGTCGTTAACTAAGACGCAAAGAAACCCACAACAGCGATTCCCAACACCGTGTTGTGTCAGAGGCATCACTCAGAATGATATTTGGTCACTACCTGTGAAGCTCCTTGGACCCATTTAGCCTCTTTTAGCATGTTTTGGCTTTATGCTGCACTTACCAAGCCTGTTTTCAGCGGCGTCTTGGTACAAAACGTGGCGCCCTGCACAGCCTGGATTGATTTGGCAAGTCGACGGATTTCTACGTTGGGGCAGTTTCAATAGATCTACTGCAGTTAATGTTGTGAAAAGGTTCACGTGGAGGAAATCCCGATTACAGTAAGGGATGATTAGCCCCCTCCAAACATACACAAGGTTGCCAAGGAAGTGTTTGAACAATGATGATGCCGTCCTCTATGTGCACGCTTTGGTAAACAGCAAGTGTATGTAAAgcctacatttgttttttaaggtgCTGCCCCCTAAAGGCTAAAAAGCAAACAATACAGCTTTAACCGCTGATATGAaattatttctgaaaacatttgcCACTGTTCGATATTGAAGAGCAGTATACGTCCCTTGTTTTTTGCAATATTAGACAATTCAGAAATCATCCCATCTCCTTTACTGCTGCTGCGATATGTTGAAATGCTTCATGTTTCATGAGCTTTTGGCTCTGCTGTGTTGCAAAACAATACCACCTTCTACCATTGGGTCTGAAAAAAGGTGTTCGTGCAGTAAACAGCCTCCTTCatctttttttatgaaatgtatgttttgcaCACATCCAATGAACGTTTGCGTTTTTCCACAGTAAAGCTTCAACTCCAGGCAACCTCAGTGGGGGAGGTGGTCATCAAAGGAGTTTGTGCTAACCGCTATCTGGCGATGAACAGAGACGGGCGACTGTTTGGTGCGGTGAGTGAGCTGCCTTATCATGTTTCCATTAACAAAAGCTACACAGTTTCTCTTTTGCAAACAGTTCTGAGGTTCCTGTAAGTGCAGTCCCATGAAACCAGAAGGTAACATTTCCTGAAACATCTTTAACACCAACAGTAAATGTCTTCAAAACAAGTCAAATTAATTCAATGCTCCGTCAGAAGCAACATTTGAAAATGCTGCGTTATGGAAACCAAAGGCTAAGCAGTCGTCAGCAGAGGGAAAAAGTTAGATTGGCACTTTTTGTCAGTTATcacttatataataataataataacaatacaaaaaaagaagggagctcaaaatgtaaaaaaaaaacaaaatatgattcaGCATATAATGTATTAGAAGATGTGCCTGTAAATCACCAGATGTGAGAAGATGCAACTTATCTGCTTTGGTGAAACACTTGGTTTGTACAGTAGCAAACACAATCAGAGACCTCACTACTGAACATGTCGATTACATTCAGGCCCATGAAACAGCAGAACAGGATTTGTGCAGTACTTTAGATGCTGGTTGTAGAGGGGCAAAGTATTTGCAGGCTTCTAGCTCAGGAAACGCGATACGGACAAAGGTATTTTCAGAGGTGCACTTAGCTTAAATGGGGGAATGAGGTTTGTAGAAAAGGAGAAATGAGTGAGAGACGTTGTGGAATTGGCCTAAAAATGAAGATTTAAGCAGGAGCGAAGGTTAAAGATGAGATATTCCATAATGCGCTTTTGTAAAAACCACCTTATTAGACCCAGAGTGTCTGCAGCTCGACAAAGTGAGCAGATGCACTGTGGTGCATGTGGGGAGAGTTTACTGGTGGTGTGTGTTGGATCAGAACCGGTGCTGTAAACTTTGGAAATTATCCGACGCCCTGACCTTCTGCGGGTGGCCGTGTTTGGCTGTTCGGATTATCAGAGGTTTCATGTGTGTGAAGGAAAGAGATCAGCATCAAaaccctttcacacacacacacacacacacacacaaagactctCTGCACGTAGgtgttgtaatttaaaaaatagccAACACCAACTTGGCACAGCTGCTGGTCTGTTGCCCCGGTGTTGTAGTTTACGGCAGCGTGGGAAGTGTTGGCGACTAATGCGGTTTGGCGAAGGC
This window encodes:
- the bbs12 gene encoding Bardet-Biedl syndrome 12 protein codes for the protein MLGTKVLSQRRHIGLQKLSALAGITHSSLGPNKMYKFIQDDINGESALVCSCFRIFENLDLCCAVGQLVYDTIQAHQKVYYTGSGCLLFLAGAWSRAALECLQRGISVSQIITAMSEGMDICLNVCRKCSMSIEDLGVAQSEGCTALPGLGIQVSSQASSHQKGTKESGQRTVPTIGHRRIKLSRHFCEGKSENVSTVSQPAQPKRPDIAHIAEGLSHGSVSAMNLVVKASYVQSKCNQQDNICSTFDISKVVTCLLPGLPEECACVLPGCIVLLSDEQASVAHSLKEQHLKVALITGELSYSYRHLGFSRPAGIQYVSYQSALINSSKEEEWVVRLVAILLNLEVNLILVGGIASEKVIQHCCRHHILVVEKVKSSVFKTFATVTGAVPVAYATQLSKQCVGTGLKVVIWRDLSSRETKPSTAVNILTSGNSGLVTVILTSSVHGKLQALEDQFWACAYRLHHALQDRALLPGAGVTEILCIEHLQKQAKHYAKHCTQMNGDAVQHSRAGAAADHCKGVVLELLADGLIDYISTVMVNTGKFSKVKARTVVNQHLHDYNGRVGIAAKFSQLFLEGEEEDRNRDATAVKIYDNLGVKQEAWRKSLDVVFLVLQTDAEVITGIDQNTGPQDDLMLL
- the fgf2 gene encoding fibroblast growth factor 2 produces the protein MATGEITTLPSTPEDGGSGGFPPGSFKDPKRLYCKNGGFFLRIRSDGGVDGIREKNDPNIKLQLQATSVGEVVIKGVCANRYLAMNRDGRLFGARRATDECHFLERLESNNYNTYRSRKYPNMYVALNRTGQYKSGNKTGPGQKAILFLPMSAKC